The window CAACTTCTTCGGGAGCGCGGAGCAAATCAAATTCGTCAACAATAATTTTTCCTGTATCTGTACCTACTAGCAAGCCCTGAGCTTCGGGTACAAGTTTCATCACCTTTTCGACATAATTAGGAACAGTTGAAAAGCCTTTTGCCTGAAGGAACCCCAGAAAATTTTCTGGTGTATTGGTATTTTCTTCTAACCCAATGTAAGGAGGACGAGTTAAAAACTTCCAATAACCAACAATAAAAGCATCAACATCTTTGAAATTACAAAACTTAACTAGCTCCGGTTGAGAAGCAACGTTAATTTCAATTGGCTCAGCAAAACCATTCATCTCATCGCGCCATTGCAATCTAGCAAAATTGTTAGCCTTAATAGCCAATTCTTCAGTTGCTTTGTCTGATGCTAGCAGCCATTGAGCCAAGGTTACTTCTTTCAAAATTTGTAGATTAATTAGATTAATCTTGCCAACTTCAATTCCAACATTGGTGAAGATTATCTCTAAATCTACCGCCGTATACTTTTGCACTAGCTCGTTCAGTAATGACATAGTTATTTCTATCCTCTCAAAGATTTTTTTAGTTCAACGTCTCTATTTTCGTGGGTTCTTTTTCAGCCAATCGACAATTGCTCGACCAATTGCTTCACCACCGTGACTTGAAGAAGTTTTGAGGTCGGGTTTTGGGAAACTTTTTCCCTTAACTGTACCGCCTACAAAATCAATGAAATAAACTTCTGCAAGAACAGCAGCGCGAACATTTGTGTCTTCAGCACCTGACAAAACTCCCAAGTTGGCTTGTTTTGCCCCTCCATCGATAAGACCCAAAGTTTTAGACATTTCTGCGGATATCATGCTGGCAAGTTCTTGATCTGGTTTTTCACCCTTTGTTGCGTGTGAAAAAGCTTCTGATCTTTGTGCTGTGTTTTGTCCCTTTCTAAGAGCATTATGGTGAACGCTACAGAACACATCAAACCCAGATGCTTTTAAACCAAGGATGCGAAGACTTCCTGGCGTGTCGATAACTGTGCAATTAACTCCAGCTGCAACAAGCACATTACGAGCAGCATTTGCAGCAATTATATTGAGTTCGTGTTCTGTCGTTTTATTGTCATGGGCGATCGCACCCGGATCGAACGGAACCCCAGGCCCATGTCCAATCTCTAGTATTACCCGATGTCCAGACGGTTTAGGTGGTGTAGGTGTAGGTGTACGTGGCTTCCATTCAGGAATGCCTTGTGGAATTGATATGCTAGCCGGAGCAATTTGAAAAGTATTAGCACCCGAATGTCTTACCAAGAAGTCAATCAGAGCTTGCCTGAGATTCCCTTTATAAAACTCGACTTCATTAGTATCTTTCATTGCAATTACAATCGGTTGCCCATCTCCATTACGAAAAAATTGAAACCAAGTTGCATCGGGTGTCCCATTAGTGTCATCGGAAGCACTTGAGTCACTTTGCGGAAGAAGCTCAACTGCCTCCACTTCACTGTCAGAACCATCTGGTTTCGCTACGAGAAACGTACCTGCTCCAGAAAAACGCTTCAAAAACCCGATTAGATTATCCTTAGAATCACTATTAAGGCTCTCTTCTACAGTTCCGCCATTCATGGCAGACACGAGGGGTTTATCGCTTTTATCGCGGGCAAATGAAATCCAGTTAGCCATGTCATCACCTTATTTAAGACTTAAAACAATGCTTCGCTTAAACGAGTGCGGTCTGTATTTGCCATCAAAACTTTTCCGTACGCGGCAGCATAACTCAACGAATAACCCACACCCGATCGCACTGTCGGTGAGAAAAAGTGAGTTCTTTTTGTAAAGATTGGTAAATTCCCCTGTGATCGAGCGATGGAAAAAGAGCGATGCCTGCGGAAAGCAATGCTTACGCCTCTTTCACCCTCATCTCTTCCATAACGATGAAACCAACCTAACTGTTCGGTATACGCCTTGGCAGTCGGAAAAAGTCAGCATAAAGTCAGATAGAAAGTCGTAAAAAGTCAGATCCTCACAGCAGCTAGAATTACGTCACTGTGCTTAAAAACTGGCTCACGACTCCACACGGCTGGAGAAAAAGCTAGCGCGATCTGTCTTAGCGGCAGCGCAAGCGCGATCGCTCAACCCTAAATTGAAGCGGAAAGAAACGCGATCGCTCAATAGAGGTTGAGGTATCGGGGGAGTAGCTTTCGATTGGAAAATCTTAAGGGGAACTACCAGAGGAAAACCCCCTGGGATGAACTATTTAACGCCTATGCCAGCCAGAGATATTTACTACGACGCTGTAAAAAATGCTCTCATCAAAGATGATTGGACAATTACCCACGATCCACTCAGTTTAAAATGGGGTAAGAAAGATATGTACGTTGACTTGGGAGCAGAGCAATTCCTAGCTGCCGAGAGAGCCGAACGCAAAATCGCCGTTGAAATTAAGAGCTTTACA of the Allocoleopsis franciscana PCC 7113 genome contains:
- a CDS encoding N-acetylmuramoyl-L-alanine amidase, yielding MANWISFARDKSDKPLVSAMNGGTVEESLNSDSKDNLIGFLKRFSGAGTFLVAKPDGSDSEVEAVELLPQSDSSASDDTNGTPDATWFQFFRNGDGQPIVIAMKDTNEVEFYKGNLRQALIDFLVRHSGANTFQIAPASISIPQGIPEWKPRTPTPTPPKPSGHRVILEIGHGPGVPFDPGAIAHDNKTTEHELNIIAANAARNVLVAAGVNCTVIDTPGSLRILGLKASGFDVFCSVHHNALRKGQNTAQRSEAFSHATKGEKPDQELASMISAEMSKTLGLIDGGAKQANLGVLSGAEDTNVRAAVLAEVYFIDFVGGTVKGKSFPKPDLKTSSSHGGEAIGRAIVDWLKKNPRK